One window of the Synechococcus sp. CC9311 genome contains the following:
- a CDS encoding type IV pilin protein → MNPLNSRMQLALINRKKSRNLLEKGFTLVELMIVIVIVGILSAVALPNFLSQTDKAKATEAKSVSSSYLKQIYAAYQEGGLSAANSAIGTGSIPCPADTRYFTFSCPDPENADTNQIIATGNTTSGSLSESTITSSVYLTAQNAVTGSSGSGVEGEAGYQAPTPDIPALSSGTIVIGNPEAGKS, encoded by the coding sequence ATGAATCCACTGAATAGCCGCATGCAATTGGCCCTGATCAACCGCAAGAAAAGCCGCAATCTTCTCGAAAAGGGCTTCACCTTGGTGGAGCTGATGATCGTGATTGTGATTGTTGGGATTTTGTCTGCTGTTGCACTTCCGAACTTCTTAAGCCAAACAGATAAAGCCAAAGCCACCGAAGCCAAAAGTGTATCTAGCTCCTATTTAAAACAGATTTATGCCGCATACCAAGAGGGCGGCTTGTCAGCTGCAAATTCTGCTATTGGAACTGGAAGCATCCCATGTCCAGCAGACACAAGGTATTTCACTTTTAGCTGCCCAGATCCAGAAAATGCTGATACAAATCAAATTATCGCAACAGGAAATACGACCAGCGGAAGTCTTTCAGAATCGACAATCACATCTTCCGTTTACTTAACCGCTCAAAATGCTGTAACGGGATCCTCAGGAAGTGGTGTAGAAGGAGAAGCCGGTTACCAAGCACCAACACCAGATATCCCTGCCCTATCAAGCGGAACCATTGTAATTGGTAATCCAGAAGCAGGCAAAAGCTAA